The following coding sequences are from one Mycobacterium bourgelatii window:
- a CDS encoding amidohydrolase family protein, translating to MVSGLVDVHHHVVPDVYRAAIKAATDGTIGGIPQPAWSEQAMLDRIESLGVERAVVSISAPALEPVDDGERPALARACNDAIADLAKRNPGTIGGFAVLPMPDVAASVAEVRRALGELKLDGVAVLTNYGGRYLGDPLFAPLLEELDRHGAVVHVHPNLPPPLAGAQLALPAPVLEFTFDTTRMVAEMILAETLQRYPGLTLVLSHLGGTLPWVAWRLSMLDDFPSAKGGPREPVRDQLRRCYYDVALSADPAALRLAAELVGTDRLLYGSDFPFAPTGFIDRNRTNVHEPLASATSDNAERLFGAFSM from the coding sequence ATGGTCAGCGGCTTGGTCGACGTGCATCACCATGTGGTTCCAGACGTTTACCGGGCGGCCATCAAGGCTGCTACCGACGGCACGATTGGAGGCATCCCGCAACCGGCTTGGTCCGAACAGGCGATGCTGGACCGCATCGAAAGCCTGGGAGTCGAACGGGCCGTCGTGTCGATTTCCGCGCCGGCGCTCGAGCCCGTCGACGACGGCGAACGCCCCGCCCTGGCCCGCGCCTGCAACGACGCCATCGCCGATCTGGCAAAGCGGAATCCCGGTACCATCGGCGGCTTTGCTGTCCTTCCCATGCCCGATGTCGCGGCTTCGGTGGCCGAGGTGCGGCGTGCCCTGGGCGAACTGAAGCTCGATGGCGTTGCCGTGTTGACGAACTATGGTGGCCGCTACCTGGGCGACCCCTTGTTCGCTCCGTTGCTGGAAGAACTCGACCGCCACGGCGCGGTTGTGCATGTCCACCCGAATCTTCCGCCGCCACTGGCGGGAGCGCAGTTGGCGCTGCCGGCACCGGTTTTGGAATTCACGTTCGACACCACCCGGATGGTCGCCGAGATGATCCTCGCCGAGACCTTGCAGCGCTACCCGGGTCTGACACTGGTGCTGTCCCATTTGGGCGGCACGCTGCCCTGGGTTGCGTGGCGGCTGTCAATGCTGGACGACTTTCCGTCGGCGAAGGGTGGGCCCCGGGAGCCCGTTCGAGACCAACTGCGACGCTGCTACTACGACGTGGCGTTGTCCGCCGACCCGGCGGCACTGCGGCTCGCCGCTGAGCTTGTTGGCACCGACCGACTTCTCTACGGAAGCGATTTCCCTTTTGCTCCTACGGGTTTCATCGACCGCAATCGAACGAACGTGCACGAGCCGCTGGCGTCGGCAACCAGCGACAATGCGGAGCGGCTGTTCGGCGCCTTTAGCATGTAG
- a CDS encoding aldehyde dehydrogenase family protein, with protein MAEVAPAYLGGTAVQTDSRPVYNPAHAHEIVGMAAHCGPGVVDQAVRAARAAAAEWAAVLPRDRKRLMREAAVAAMADFDALTALLTREQGKVLWESALDLAGAPYLLHECSKLIERVVAEDVTENERGRFIVRRRPVGVVGVIVPWNYPVLLAFNGIAAALAAGNTVVVKPPELAPMALTKTVTAVAAALPPGVLNVVPGDGAETGDALAGHPLVRRVLFTGGVVSGREVMRSAAQNITGVGLELGGNDPALVLSSAVVDDELVKALRHSAFTCSGQICFAIKRIYVHRSHYRELVGALEEAVNEIAVGDGLNPESTIGPLITQSARQRVQRLIDDAADSGAAVRQLGRKVDPATWDEGHFLLPHIVSDIAQEAELVAAEQFGPALPILPFDSEDEAIRMANDSEFGLAASVWTQDDDHAFEVARQIEAGTVCVNVHRAGASDHTTPFGGVKQSGIGRINGWASIEEVTDVQTLIRRDDAASLPGPH; from the coding sequence ATGGCGGAAGTCGCGCCTGCCTACCTGGGTGGGACTGCGGTACAGACGGATTCGCGTCCGGTCTACAACCCGGCCCATGCCCACGAAATCGTCGGTATGGCAGCGCATTGCGGTCCCGGGGTCGTCGACCAAGCCGTGCGCGCCGCGCGCGCCGCAGCCGCAGAATGGGCCGCCGTCCTGCCCCGAGATCGCAAGCGGCTGATGAGGGAGGCCGCCGTCGCCGCGATGGCGGACTTCGATGCGCTCACCGCCCTGCTCACCCGTGAGCAGGGCAAGGTGTTGTGGGAATCTGCCCTCGATCTCGCTGGCGCGCCCTATCTTCTGCACGAATGCTCGAAACTGATCGAGCGTGTGGTCGCCGAGGACGTCACCGAGAACGAACGCGGCCGCTTCATTGTTCGACGACGGCCGGTGGGCGTTGTCGGCGTGATCGTTCCGTGGAATTATCCTGTGCTGCTTGCTTTTAACGGGATCGCCGCCGCGTTGGCCGCGGGAAACACGGTGGTGGTGAAGCCGCCTGAGTTGGCGCCGATGGCGCTCACCAAGACGGTTACTGCCGTCGCCGCCGCGCTGCCACCGGGAGTGCTGAACGTCGTGCCCGGCGACGGCGCCGAGACGGGCGACGCGTTGGCCGGCCATCCGCTGGTCCGTCGCGTCCTGTTCACCGGCGGTGTGGTCAGTGGGCGCGAAGTGATGCGGTCGGCGGCACAGAACATCACCGGCGTCGGCCTCGAGCTGGGCGGTAACGATCCCGCGCTTGTCCTCTCGTCGGCGGTGGTCGACGACGAACTGGTAAAGGCGCTGCGCCACTCCGCCTTCACCTGTTCTGGACAGATTTGCTTTGCCATCAAACGGATTTACGTCCACCGCAGCCACTACCGAGAGCTTGTGGGCGCACTGGAAGAAGCGGTGAACGAGATCGCCGTCGGTGACGGGTTGAACCCGGAGAGCACGATCGGGCCGCTGATCACGCAGTCCGCCCGGCAACGGGTGCAGCGGCTCATCGATGACGCGGCCGACTCGGGCGCCGCCGTCCGACAGCTCGGCCGCAAGGTCGACCCGGCGACCTGGGACGAAGGTCATTTCCTGTTGCCGCACATAGTGAGTGACATCGCACAGGAGGCTGAGTTGGTGGCCGCCGAACAGTTCGGCCCAGCGCTGCCGATCCTGCCCTTCGATTCCGAAGATGAGGCGATTCGGATGGCCAATGACTCCGAGTTCGGCCTGGCAGCATCGGTTTGGACTCAAGACGATGACCACGCCTTCGAGGTGGCCCGCCAGATCGAGGCGGGCACCGTGTGCGTCAACGTGCATCGCGCCGGGGCGTCCGATCACACCACGCCCTTCGGTGGGGTCAAGCAGAGCGGGATCGGCCGTATCAACGGATGGGCCTCGATCGAGGAGGTCACCGACGTGCAGACGCTCATCCGTCGCGATGATGCGGCGTCGCTGCCGGGGCCGCACTGA